One region of Populus trichocarpa isolate Nisqually-1 chromosome 4, P.trichocarpa_v4.1, whole genome shotgun sequence genomic DNA includes:
- the LOC18098309 gene encoding uncharacterized protein At5g49945 yields MTRPVSLLYFLPLLLLLLLSLFYHVLADSHFEGFEAEEEDDVVEETIDPNAFKLPDLPLTLSESPPISTPTPDPKEPDPKPSKPSPPPSTTNFEFWDEDEFEGLPSHQPHIESVVITESATPDATVQTPDPKPSTVSKKKQSFLVEIVCVSFLIMFVINYFTGKRENENLALSWASKFATKDSIFEKNFSLLGVGEGDDSPLLLKEGQNVFKFYASGRRYCQGLLATMELKSRHDLLSRIYNMVVPCKDEISIEVYMNDDAMDHVVFALARKKMAKAMQKELRDLQRFAGSVVQPPNGRKWVAEELAVVSESKEVAGDLITEAVLEQVFGEKSFEKHGKGFISMHVSDQLPGTQKKMLLFKFALPDAKNMADMTRLVALVPYYIDLVGRYKLSSQARSKTEAARAKAAQEAYKELQGARQEALQKKKAERKKMLEEAEAKLGAEAIRKKEEKERARQMKKAMPKVKMTRGH; encoded by the exons ATGACCCGACCCGTTTCCCTTCTCTACTTCCTCCCTCTCTtacttctcctcctcctctctctcttctacCATGTCCTCGCCGATTCCCACTTCGAAGGATTCGAAGCTGAAGAAGAAGACGACGTCGTCGAGGAAACAATAGATCCCAACGCTTTCAAACTACCCGATCTCCCTTTAACTCTGTCCGAGTCACCGCCCATATCAACTCCAACTCCGGATCCTAAAGAACCGGATCCGAAACCCTCCAAACCCTCTCCCCCACCTTCAACGACCAACTTCGAGTTCTGGGACGAAGACGAATTCGAAGGACTCCCTTCTCATCAACCCCACATCGAATCCGTGGTAATTACCGAGTCTGCCACTCCAGATGCCACCGTCCAAACGCCGGATCCAAAACCCTCCACCGTTTCGAAAAAGAAGCAGTCCTTCTTGGTGGAGATTGTGTGTGTGAGTTTTTTGATTATGTTTGTGATAAATTACTTCACTGGTAAAAGAGAGAATGAGAACTTGGCGTTATCTTGGGCGTCGAAATTTGCGACGAAAGATTCGATTTTTGAGAAGAATTTTAGTCTTTTAGGTGTGGGAGAAGGGGATGATTCCCCTTTATTGTTGAAAGAAGGGCAGAATGTGTTTAAATTCTATGCGAGTGGACGGAGGTATTGTCAAGGGTTGTTGGCGACAATGGAGTTGAAGAGTAGGCATGATTTGTTGTCCAGGATATATAATATGGTGGTCCCATGTAAGGATGAGATTAGTATTGAGGTTTATATGAATGATGATGCGATGGATCATGTGGTTTTTGCCTTGGCGAGGAAGAAGATGGCGAAAGCAATGCAGAAGGAATTGAGGGATTTGCAGAGGTTTGCTGGGAGTGTTGTGCAGCCGCCTAATGGGAGGAAATGGGTGGCTGAGGAGTTGGCTGTTGTTTCTGAGTCTAAGGAAGTTGCTGGGGATTTGATCACTGAGGCCGTGCTTGAGCAG GTTTTTGGTGAGAAATCATTTGAGAAACATGGCAAGGGCTTCATCTCAATGCATGTCTCTGATCAACTCCCTGGCACACAGAAGAAGATGCTATTGTTCAAATTTGCTCTTCCTGATGCCAAAAACATGGCTGACATGACCCGGCTGGTGGCTTTGGTACCCTATTACATTGATCTAGTTGGGCGCTACAAGCTGAGTTCACAG GCTCGTTCTAAAACAGAGGCGGCCAGAGCGAAAGCTGCCCAAGAGGCATACAAAGAACTTCAAGGTGCAAGACAAGAAGCTTTACAGAAAAAGAAGGCAGAGAGGAAAAAGATGTTAGAGGAGGCCGAAGCAAAGCTCGGTGCAGAGGCAATTcgcaagaaagaagaaaaggagcgTGCTCGTCAGATGAAGAAGGCAATGCCAAAAGTAAAGATGACCCGTGGTCACTAG